From a region of the Erinaceus europaeus chromosome 14, mEriEur2.1, whole genome shotgun sequence genome:
- the SFR1 gene encoding swi5-dependent recombination DNA repair protein 1 homolog isoform X1 produces MAEGDVNQDLIFEMGSPSSGSAVISPSTPRACVPPSPQTSSSSRKQPMSATLKERLRKSKSSFNSYYSVVKRLKVDEENQQAFLEKPASLTEANSLKFEENARCMDKEFEESIGLSGTSRTISPCESKPVDTGSCSALQNDLVNENLLKQALREEKAKLLKQVEEKEDLLRRLKLVKMYRSKNDLSQLQSLIKKWRSCSQLLLYELQSAMSEEKKLSLTQLIDHYGLDDKLLHYNRHEEEFVDV; encoded by the exons ATGGCGGAGGGAG ATGTAAATCAAGATTTGATTTTCGAGATGGGAAGCCCGTCATCGGGCTCAGCCGTGATTTCGCCCAGCACCCCCCGGGCCTGTGTCCCCCCATCTCCACAGACGAGTAGTAGTTCAAGAAAGCAA CCTATGAGTGCAACACTGAAAGAAAGATTAAGGAAGTCAAAGTCTTCATTCAATTCGTATTACAGTGTGGTTAAACGTCTTAAAGTAGATGAAGAGAACCAACAGGCCTTTTTGGAGAAACCAGCATCTTTAACAGAAGCAAACTCTTTGAAATTTGAAGAAAATGCTAGATGCATGGACAAAGAATTTGAAGAAAGCATAGGTTTGAGTGGTACTTCAAGGACTATCAGCCCATGTGAATCTAAACCAGTTGACACTGGCTCATGTAGTGCGCTCCAAAATGATTTGGTGAATGAAAATCTTCTCAAACAAGCATTAAGGGAAGAAAAAGCGAAACTATTGAAACAGGTTGAGGAGAAAGAAGACCTTCTTCGGAGGCTAAAATTAGTCAAAATGTACAGATCAAAG AATGACCTGTCTCAGTTACAGTCACTAATAAAGAAGTGGAGAAGCTGTAGCCAACTGTTGCTTTATGAGCTACAGTCCGCTATGTCTGAGGAGAAGAAACTCAGCCTTACTCAGTTGATAGACCACTATGGTTTAGATGATAAATTGCTACACTATAACAGACATGAAGAAGAGTTTGTGgatgtttaa
- the SFR1 gene encoding swi5-dependent recombination DNA repair protein 1 homolog isoform X2, giving the protein MGSPSSGSAVISPSTPRACVPPSPQTSSSSRKQPMSATLKERLRKSKSSFNSYYSVVKRLKVDEENQQAFLEKPASLTEANSLKFEENARCMDKEFEESIGLSGTSRTISPCESKPVDTGSCSALQNDLVNENLLKQALREEKAKLLKQVEEKEDLLRRLKLVKMYRSKNDLSQLQSLIKKWRSCSQLLLYELQSAMSEEKKLSLTQLIDHYGLDDKLLHYNRHEEEFVDV; this is encoded by the exons ATGGGAAGCCCGTCATCGGGCTCAGCCGTGATTTCGCCCAGCACCCCCCGGGCCTGTGTCCCCCCATCTCCACAGACGAGTAGTAGTTCAAGAAAGCAA CCTATGAGTGCAACACTGAAAGAAAGATTAAGGAAGTCAAAGTCTTCATTCAATTCGTATTACAGTGTGGTTAAACGTCTTAAAGTAGATGAAGAGAACCAACAGGCCTTTTTGGAGAAACCAGCATCTTTAACAGAAGCAAACTCTTTGAAATTTGAAGAAAATGCTAGATGCATGGACAAAGAATTTGAAGAAAGCATAGGTTTGAGTGGTACTTCAAGGACTATCAGCCCATGTGAATCTAAACCAGTTGACACTGGCTCATGTAGTGCGCTCCAAAATGATTTGGTGAATGAAAATCTTCTCAAACAAGCATTAAGGGAAGAAAAAGCGAAACTATTGAAACAGGTTGAGGAGAAAGAAGACCTTCTTCGGAGGCTAAAATTAGTCAAAATGTACAGATCAAAG AATGACCTGTCTCAGTTACAGTCACTAATAAAGAAGTGGAGAAGCTGTAGCCAACTGTTGCTTTATGAGCTACAGTCCGCTATGTCTGAGGAGAAGAAACTCAGCCTTACTCAGTTGATAGACCACTATGGTTTAGATGATAAATTGCTACACTATAACAGACATGAAGAAGAGTTTGTGgatgtttaa